A single Anopheles arabiensis isolate DONGOLA chromosome 2, AaraD3, whole genome shotgun sequence DNA region contains:
- the LOC120897580 gene encoding acyl-CoA Delta(11) desaturase — protein sequence MAPNATVEATGVLNELDAETIDGGLAKDVTPLKRAEKRKIKLVWRNVIAFGYLHLAAVYGAFLMLTSARLYTIAFAFVLYVVSGLGITAGAHRLWAHRSYKAKLPLRIILAVFNTIAFQDCALHWARDHRVHHKYSETDADPHNATRGFFFSHIGWLLCRKHPEVIAKGKQLDIADLEADPVLRFQRKHYMILMPLACFVLPTITPVYFWNETWTNAWFVATLFRWTFILNVTWLVNSAAHKWGDKPYDKSISPSENRTVASFAFGEGWHNYHHVFPWDYKTAELGNYRMNLTTAFIDFFAKIGWAYDLKTVSKEIVEKRVKRTGDGSHPTWGWGDKDQDQYEVKHATILNQKED from the exons ATGGCCCCAAACGCAACGGTGGAGGCAACCGGTGTGCTGAACGAGCTGGACGCCGAAACGATCGACGGCGGACTGGCGAAGGATGTGACGCCGCTGAAGCGTGCCGAGAAGCGCAAGATCAAGCTGGTCTGGAGAAATGTGATTGCCTTCGGTTACCTTCATCTGGCCGCCGTGTACGGCGCCTTTCTAATGCTGACATCGGCCCGGCTCTACACCATCGCGTTCG CATTCGTGTTGTACGTCGTGTCCGGACTGGGCATTACGGCTGGCGCGCATCGTCTGTGGGCCCATCGGTCGTACAAGGCGAAGCTGCCCCTGCGCATCATCCTGGCCGTGTTTAACACGATCGCGTTCCAGGACTGCGCGCTGCACTGGGCCCGCGACCACCGGGTGCACCACAAATACTCGGAAACGGATGCGGATCCGCATAATGCGACCCGTGGATTCTTCTTCTCGCACATCGGCTGGCTGCTGTGCCGCAAGCATCCGGAAGTCATTGCCAAGGGCAAGCAGCTGGACATTGCCGACCTGGAAGCTGACCCGGTGCTGCGCTTCCAACGCAA GCACTACATGATCCTGATGCCACTGGCCTGCTTCGTGCTGCCCACGATTACGCCGGTGTACTTCTGGAACGAAACCTGGACCAACGCCTGGTTCGTTGCCACGCTATTCCGCTGGACATTCATCCTGAACGTGACCTGGCTGGTGAACAGCGCTGCCCACAAGTGGGGAGATAAGCCGTACGATAA GAGCATCTCGCCCTCGGAGAATCGGACGGTGGCTTCGTTCGCGTTTGGCGAAGGTTGGCACAACTACCATCACGTGTTCCCGTGGGACTACAAGACGGCCGAGCTGGGCAACTACCGAATGAACCTGACGACGGCGTTCATCGACTTCTTCGCCAAGATTGGCTGGGCGTACGATCTGAAGACGGTGTCGAAGGAGATCGTGGAAAAGCGCGTCAAGCGTACCGGCGACGGTAGCCACCCGACCTGGGGCTGGGGCGACAAGGATCAGGACCAGTACGAGGTGAAGCACGCCACCATTCTCAACCAGAAAGAGGACTAA